CATGAGGGCCTGGCTGACGCGTCGGCTGGGGCCGGTGAATTCGATGAGGCGTCCGTGGTGGACGATGCGGTCGATGATCGCGGCGGCGAGTTTGTCGTCGGCGAAGATCGTCCCCCATTTGCTGAACTCGATGTTCGTGGTGAAGATGATGCTGCGCCGCTCGTAGCTGCCGGCGATGATCTGGTAGAGGAGGCGGGCCCCGTCGATGTCGAAGGGCACGTAGCCGAACTCGTCGAGGATGATCAGGTCGGCACGGGCGAGGTCTTTGAGCAGGTTGTCGAGGGCGCCGTCGCGTTTGGCCTTGCCGAGCTGGAGCACGAGCTCCGCGGTCTGCCGGAACCTCACGCTCCTGCCTTGCTCGATGGCGAGCATGCCCAGGGCGGTGGCCAGGTGGGTCTTGCCGCGTCCCGTCTTGCCGTAGAACACGAGGTCCTGCGCCTTGGCCACGAAATCGAGGCCGGTCAGCTGCTCCTTGGTGTATCCGTCGGGCAGGCGCACGTTCGCGAAGTCGTAGCCGTCGAGGCTTTTGGGCACCGGGAACCGGGCCTGGCGCATGAGCCTTGCCCGTTTGGAGGCCTCCCTGTTGGCCAGTTCCGTGGCGAGCATGCGGTCGATGGCGTCCAGTTGGCGGGGCGTGGCCCATTCGAGCGTTTCGTCGATGGTGGCCTGCGAGATGAACAGGCTCCTCGCCCGCTCGCGCAGCGGGCCGGGGTCGGTCCGTCCGTTCTTCTGGTTCACTCGTCCTCCTTGGTGTAGGCGATGTCGTATTCGCTCAGGTCCACGGGGTCGTCGTAGGCCACGGGTCCCAGGCCCGAGGCGTGGCGTGCCGCGGCCAGACATACCCCGGCCCGGTCCGTGCCTCCGGTGGATTCGAGGATCTCGAGCATGCCGGCCACGGCCGCCCGCCAGCCGCTCTCGCCGTCGGCGTGCAGCAGGGCACGCAGGCTGTCGCGCCGCGTGGCCTCGTCCTGCGCGTCGATCCATTCGCGAAGCGGGTCGGGCATCGCGTCGCGCACCCGGCTGTTGCGCCAGGCCGCCGGCCGGTCGCACAACAGCCCGAGCTGGCTCGACGGGTCGCCGCTGTCGGTCGGCTTGTCCCCGTAGGACCTCGGATGCGTGATCACGCGTTTGCCTTCGGCATCGAGGATCTCCACCTCCAGGGCCCTCAGGCCGACGATCATCTCATGGCCGGCGTGTTCGGGTCCGGCCGCGTACCGGTGGCGGCCCTGGACGGTGACGTTTCCGTATTTGTCGGCCTTCATCCTCGTCCACGTGACCACGTCGAACGGCTTGGCGGGCAGGGGCAGCAGCGCCTTGCGATCATCCTCGAACAGGCCGGCCTGGCTCTCGCCCTTCCTGTAATGGTCCTTGTCCCCCAGCTCGAGACAGCGGTCGGGAAGGCGCAGGTTGAAGTTGTCGAGGCTCCACACGCTGGGCACCGGCACGAACAGCCTTCGGCGCACGGCCCCGACCCTGGCCTCGACCGCGCCCTTCTCGTGGCCCGAGTACGGGTTGCAGAACGAGTACTCGAACCCGTAATGGGCCTGGAACGCCTGGAACAGGCGGGT
This DNA window, taken from Bifidobacterium longum subsp. longum JCM 1217, encodes the following:
- the istA gene encoding IS21 family transposase, which translates into the protein MPKIQSIRQRRRNGESVASIARGEKVSEPTVRKYLKADDLSARPPVRRRRGSVLDEWIPVIEGMLAEDRETWHKQRHTATRIHERLRDEYGVEASLSTVTRTVARLKREFMAEREMGFLDLSWHPGECQADFGQVDVRYRGVVTRMRHFVLDFPYSNISPCQLMPGENAECTCQALLNLFEWLGGVPRRIVYDNAAGVGRRRFDEIRLTRLFQAFQAHYGFEYSFCNPYSGHEKGAVEARVGAVRRRLFVPVPSVWSLDNFNLRLPDRCLELGDKDHYRKGESQAGLFEDDRKALLPLPAKPFDVVTWTRMKADKYGNVTVQGRHRYAAGPEHAGHEMIVGLRALEVEILDAEGKRVITHPRSYGDKPTDSGDPSSQLGLLCDRPAAWRNSRVRDAMPDPLREWIDAQDEATRRDSLRALLHADGESGWRAAVAGMLEILESTGGTDRAGVCLAAARHASGLGPVAYDDPVDLSEYDIAYTKEDE
- the istB gene encoding IS21-like element helper ATPase IstB, which codes for MNQKNGRTDPGPLRERARSLFISQATIDETLEWATPRQLDAIDRMLATELANREASKRARLMRQARFPVPKSLDGYDFANVRLPDGYTKEQLTGLDFVAKAQDLVFYGKTGRGKTHLATALGMLAIEQGRSVRFRQTAELVLQLGKAKRDGALDNLLKDLARADLIILDEFGYVPFDIDGARLLYQIIAGSYERRSIIFTTNIEFSKWGTIFADDKLAAAIIDRIVHHGRLIEFTGPSRRVSQALMFGKTDNQ